In Pseudomonadota bacterium, the genomic stretch GCGACCGAGCATCTCACTCGGATCCCGACCGTCATTCACATCGGCCCGTTCCTGACGCCGGAGGTTCAGCAGTACGCGGACGTGATTCTGCCGCTTGCGCCGCTGCCGGAGTGTGAGGGCAGCCTGACCAATCTGGCGGGGCTGGTGCAGGGTAGCGCGGCGGCGCAGAAGCCCCCGGGTGAAGCGCGCCCCGGCTGGAAAATCCTCAAGGCGCTGGCGGACACCGCTGACGTCGCCGGCTTTGACTACGTCGACTTTGTCTCCGTCCACGAGGCGGTCCTGGGTGAACTCAAGGATCTCGAAGCCCGGGGTTATCAGCTGCCTCCCGAGCTGGCGTCAGCGCCCTCGGGTGACGGGCTCAGCGTCTTGCTGGAAACGCCGATCTACGCCGGCAGCAGCGTCGTGCGCAGAAGCCATCCTCTGCAGGAGACTGCCCACGGGGAACACGGCCACCTGAGCGTGCACCCCGACACGATGGCAACCGCCGGGCTGGCGGCCGGAGAAATCTCGGTAACCGTTGCTGAGCAAGCGGTCGCCGTGATGCTGCAGGCGGATGACACGCTGGCGCCGAACACGGTCCGGGTCACCGCCGGCACCGCCGCGTCGAGCGCGCTGGTGGCGGAGGACTTCCTCAAACTGGCGGTTGACGCTGATGAATGATTCGCTGATCTATCTGGCCTGGACGGTGGCCAAGATCCTGGCCATCGTCATACCGGTCACGATTTCAGTCGCGATGTTTGTTTACGCCGAGCGCAAGGTGATCGGCTTCATGCACTCGCGCATGGGGCCCAACCGCGTGGGGCCGCTCGGGTTGTTCCAGACGTTTGCCGACGTCTTCAAGCTGATCATGAAAGAGGTGATTCTGCCGACGTCGGCCAATCGCTTCCTGTTCATCCTGGCGCCGCTCATTACTCTCGCGCCGGCGCTGGCCGCCTGGGCCGTGATTCCCTTCAGCGCAAAGCTGGTCCTGTCCAACATCAACGCTGGCTTGCTCTACGTCCTGGCGATGACGTCTCTGGGCGTCTACGGCATCATCATCGCCGGCTGGGCGTCCAACTCGAAGTACGCGTTTCTGGGCGCCATGCGATCCGCAGCGCAGATTGTGTCGTACGAAATTGCCATGGGGTTTGCGCTGGTCGGGGTGCTGATTGCCGCGGGCAGCCTCAACCTCGTCGAGATTGTTGAAGCTCAGCAGGGTGGCGTTTGGAACTGGTTCTTCCTGCCGCTGCTGCCGCTGTTTGTCATCTACTTTATCTCCGGCGTGGCCGAAACCAACCGCGCGCCGTTTGACGTGGCGGAAGGGGAGTCGGAGATTGTCGCCGGCTTCCACGTCGAGTACTCAGGCGCGCCGTTTGCGGTGTTCTTCCTGGCCGAGTACGCCAACATGATTCTGATCGCGGCGCTGTCGACGACCCTGTTCGCCGGCGGCTGGCTGTCACCGTTTCCGGCGCTGATCCCGGACCACTCGCTGTGGTTTTTCCTGAAGACCTTTTTCTTTTGTTTCCTGTACCTGTGGTTTCGCTCGACCTTTCCCCGGTACCGCTATGACCAGATCATGCGGCTGGGCTGGAAGGTCTTCATTCCGATCACCATCGTGTGGATCTTAGTGGTTGCGCTGATGGTGGTTAAACAGTGGCTGTGGTGGGCACCATGAACAGCGTTGCTAACTATTTTCGGTCTCTGGCGCTGCTGGAACTGCTGAAGGGCATGTCCGTGACGCTGCGCTACATGTTTGCGCCCAAGGTGACCATCCGGTATCCGGAAGAGAAGACGCCGAAATCGAATCGTTTTCGCGGGCTGCACGCGCTGCGCCGCTATCCCAACGGCGAGGAGCGCTGCATCGCCTGCAAACTGTGTGAGGCGGTCTGTCCGGCGCTGGCGATTACGATCGACTCCGAGCCGCGCGACGACGGGTCGCGGCGCACAACGCGCTACGACATCGATCTGTTCAAATGTATCTACTGCGGTTTCTGCGAAGAGTCCTGTCCGGTGGACTCCATCGTCGAAACCCATATCCATGAATTCCATTTCGAAAACCGCGGGGAGAACGTGGTGACCAAACAACAACTATTGGCCATCGGGGATCGCTTTGAGCAAGATCTGGCTGCGGCCCGCCGCCAGGACGCAGCGTACCGGTAATGCTCGAACAAATCGTTTTCTTTACGCTGGCGGCAGCCCTGGTTGCATCGGCGCTGGCGGTGATCAGCGCGCGCAATCCGGTGTATGCGGCGCTCTACCTGGTGCTCTGCTTTTTCACCAGCGCGGCCATCTGGCTGCTGTTGGAGGTGGAGTTCCTGGCGATTGTGCTGATCCTGGTTTACGTCGGGGCAGTGATGGTGCTCTTCCTGTTTGTGGTGATGATGCTGGATGTGAACGTCGCGCCGCTCAAGGAAGGGTTTGCCCGCTACCTGCCGGTTGGGCTGCTCGTGGCGGCGGCCATGCTCGCCGAGATGCTCCTGGTGCTCGGGGCACAGCGCTTTGGCCTGGAGCGATTCCCCGCACCGGTGCCCAATCCGCCTGACTACAACAACACCCGGGAGCTGGGTGAGGTGCTCTACACCCAGTACGTTTACCCGTTTGAAATCGCGGCCGTCATCCTGCTGGTTGCCATCGTGGCGGCGATTGCGCTGACGCTGCGACGTCGGCCGCAGGTGAAGCACCAGACGCCCTCCAAGCAGGTGCAGGTCAAGCGCGAGGATCGGCTGAAGATCATCTCCATG encodes the following:
- the nuoH gene encoding NADH-quinone oxidoreductase subunit NuoH gives rise to the protein MNDSLIYLAWTVAKILAIVIPVTISVAMFVYAERKVIGFMHSRMGPNRVGPLGLFQTFADVFKLIMKEVILPTSANRFLFILAPLITLAPALAAWAVIPFSAKLVLSNINAGLLYVLAMTSLGVYGIIIAGWASNSKYAFLGAMRSAAQIVSYEIAMGFALVGVLIAAGSLNLVEIVEAQQGGVWNWFFLPLLPLFVIYFISGVAETNRAPFDVAEGESEIVAGFHVEYSGAPFAVFFLAEYANMILIAALSTTLFAGGWLSPFPALIPDHSLWFFLKTFFFCFLYLWFRSTFPRYRYDQIMRLGWKVFIPITIVWILVVALMVVKQWLWWAP
- the nuoI gene encoding NADH-quinone oxidoreductase subunit NuoI produces the protein MNSVANYFRSLALLELLKGMSVTLRYMFAPKVTIRYPEEKTPKSNRFRGLHALRRYPNGEERCIACKLCEAVCPALAITIDSEPRDDGSRRTTRYDIDLFKCIYCGFCEESCPVDSIVETHIHEFHFENRGENVVTKQQLLAIGDRFEQDLAAARRQDAAYR
- a CDS encoding NADH-quinone oxidoreductase subunit J; its protein translation is MLEQIVFFTLAAALVASALAVISARNPVYAALYLVLCFFTSAAIWLLLEVEFLAIVLILVYVGAVMVLFLFVVMMLDVNVAPLKEGFARYLPVGLLVAAAMLAEMLLVLGAQRFGLERFPAPVPNPPDYNNTRELGEVLYTQYVYPFEIAAVILLVAIVAAIALTLRRRPQVKHQTPSKQVQVKREDRLKIISMPAEKREVES